One region of Camelina sativa cultivar DH55 chromosome 6, Cs, whole genome shotgun sequence genomic DNA includes:
- the LOC109133367 gene encoding dirigent protein 9-like: MAKAFHIIIILFLTSFNLLAVINSSRLLDEIQPQPQLIPTGQIPMVAPTEAEEDDGSDDNSGPAPTTTNTPSAITVPAGPAGATAGEHEPLLEFFMHDVLGGSHPSARVVTGIVAQTEVNGIPFSKASNSIFPVDNGVPLVNST; encoded by the coding sequence ATGGCCAAAGCTTTTCACATAATCATCATTCTGTTCCTCACATCATTCAATCTCCTCGCAGTCATCAACTCTTCTAGACTTCTTGACGAGATCCAACCTCAGCCTCAGTTAATCCCTACAGGCCAAATCCCCATGGTGGCTCCAACCGAAGCTGAGGAGGATGATGGATCCGATGACAATTCAGGACCCGCACCCACAACCACAAATACTCCATCAGCAATTACAGTCCCAGCCGGTCCAGCAGGTGCTACAGCGGGTGAACACGAGCCATTACTAGAGTTCTTTATGCATGACGTGCTAGGCGGGTCTCACCCATCGGCTCGTGTGGTTACCGGAATAGTAGCTCAAACCGAAGTGAATGGAATACCATTCTCTAAGGCCAGCAACAGCATTTTCCCGGTTGACAATGGAGTTCCACTGGTCAACTCNACATAG